From a single Planctellipticum variicoloris genomic region:
- a CDS encoding serine/threonine protein kinase, with the protein MKFTCEPDSRPLPGYTIRRAICRGGFGEVYFAVTDAGKEVALKLIFADQSEKELRGITQCLNLKHANLVNLFDVKVDGAGRSWVVMEYVSGSSLEDVLTAFPHGLPIGEVESWLAGIVAGVGFLHEHGIVHRDLKPANIYREHGVVKVGDVGLSRRLEGPRGGQYTESIGTVYYMAPEVAHGQYGTQVDVYSLGIILYEMLTGRVPFEGETTGEVLMKHLSAAPDLERLPLALRPVLGRALQKDPAKRTRTPAVLLDELKAALHGSHVLPESAFLPETPRPRPERFTPPPDPSQPDAATARFAAEFVRATASDHAAPWKSWAPWVAFAFVMVTLWAPHALPGFFKAGLTVGAILLVLRLTRPASAIPIHRPVSKSTPPPVAAAARRRISKTAPVPMAPGQSAYTWLIAAVGGLAVCSAANWGIHLLHGTPLTPTPEGLGLFVGVTILGAWLLTTTAQFARSRGWKIAERRWLFLAAGALLGGIAWQLDQMLLFDFTDNQVNRHGISYIGSIPLRQMLGGQPTAASYTACFMLLAWWGGWLTLTDPSRTSGFRVGPLIWTGILAFVIGQVLSFPPEFLAAWGVTLSATVQLASLQFWGPSQSRTTQTLEG; encoded by the coding sequence ATGAAGTTCACCTGCGAGCCCGATTCACGACCGTTGCCGGGATACACGATCCGCCGGGCCATCTGCCGCGGCGGATTCGGCGAGGTCTATTTCGCCGTCACGGACGCGGGCAAAGAGGTGGCGCTCAAGCTGATCTTTGCCGACCAGTCGGAGAAAGAGCTGCGCGGGATTACGCAGTGCCTCAACCTGAAGCATGCGAACCTGGTCAATCTGTTTGACGTGAAAGTTGACGGGGCCGGCCGCTCCTGGGTCGTCATGGAATACGTCAGCGGCAGCAGCCTCGAAGACGTCCTCACCGCCTTTCCACACGGTCTGCCGATCGGAGAAGTCGAATCCTGGCTGGCGGGGATCGTCGCCGGCGTCGGCTTCCTCCACGAACACGGCATCGTCCACCGCGATCTCAAGCCCGCCAATATCTATCGCGAACACGGCGTCGTGAAGGTCGGCGACGTCGGACTCTCACGCCGGCTCGAAGGCCCCCGCGGCGGTCAGTACACGGAGAGCATCGGCACCGTTTACTACATGGCCCCGGAAGTCGCCCACGGCCAGTACGGCACCCAGGTCGATGTCTACAGCCTGGGGATCATCCTCTACGAGATGCTGACCGGGCGCGTGCCGTTCGAGGGTGAAACGACCGGCGAAGTCCTGATGAAGCATCTGTCGGCCGCTCCGGATCTCGAACGCCTGCCGCTGGCGCTGCGGCCGGTCCTGGGACGGGCGCTGCAGAAGGATCCGGCGAAGCGGACGCGAACACCTGCCGTCCTCCTGGACGAACTCAAAGCCGCGCTGCATGGCTCGCATGTGTTGCCGGAAAGCGCGTTTCTGCCGGAAACGCCCCGGCCCCGACCCGAGCGATTCACGCCCCCCCCCGATCCATCGCAGCCAGATGCGGCAACGGCGCGCTTCGCGGCCGAATTTGTTCGCGCAACCGCCAGCGACCACGCCGCCCCTTGGAAATCATGGGCGCCGTGGGTGGCGTTCGCATTCGTCATGGTCACCCTCTGGGCCCCGCACGCCCTGCCAGGATTCTTCAAAGCCGGCCTGACCGTGGGAGCGATCTTGCTGGTGCTGCGACTGACGCGACCGGCATCGGCGATCCCGATCCATCGGCCCGTGTCAAAGTCGACTCCGCCCCCCGTGGCGGCAGCGGCCCGGCGTCGCATTTCCAAAACGGCCCCGGTCCCAATGGCTCCCGGCCAGTCGGCTTATACCTGGCTGATCGCCGCCGTCGGCGGCCTGGCCGTCTGCAGCGCCGCGAACTGGGGCATTCACCTGCTGCATGGCACTCCGCTGACGCCGACGCCCGAAGGGCTCGGCTTGTTCGTCGGCGTGACGATCCTGGGCGCGTGGCTGCTGACGACAACGGCTCAGTTCGCCCGTTCACGGGGCTGGAAGATCGCCGAACGCCGGTGGTTATTCCTGGCGGCCGGCGCCCTGCTGGGCGGAATCGCCTGGCAGCTCGACCAGATGCTGCTGTTTGACTTCACCGACAATCAGGTCAACCGACACGGGATCTCATACATCGGTTCAATTCCACTTCGTCAGATGCTCGGCGGACAGCCGACGGCGGCGTCTTACACGGCCTGTTTCATGCTCCTGGCATGGTGGGGAGGCTGGCTGACGCTGACCGATCCCAGCCGTACCTCCGGCTTCCGCGTCGGGCCGCTGATCTGGACCGGCATTCTGGCATTTGTGATCGGGCAGGTCCTCTCCTTCCCGCCGGAGTTTCTGGCCGCCTGGGGTGTGACGCTGTCGGCGACCGTGCAACTGGCTTCGTTGCAGTTCTGGGGGCCATCGCAGTCCCGGACCACCCAGACGCTGGAGGGATAA
- a CDS encoding dipeptidase — MLVFDAHLDMAWNAVEWNRNLELTVAELRQFEKHFTGINPGDCTVTWPELKRGGVGVIIATLLPRLHRKDKELTFPQSREAAYAIACGQLAYYRAMVRKGVIRDLPDMAALDAHVAEWQTNGTGPIGYILSMEGSPPIQNPEQIAEWYEAGLRILGPAHYGPSPYCFGTGSTGGFNADGKRLLQEMDKVGMLLDVTHLADESFWDAMEIFQGPVLASHHNCRSLVNADRQLTDDQIKTLIQRGAVIGAAFDNWMIRPGWKIGVSDPSTVQMEHIVDHIDHICQLAGNAKHCGMGTDLDGGFGKEQSPSDLDTIADLPRMADLLAKRGYSADDIERIMSRNWLEFFRRAWA, encoded by the coding sequence ATGCTCGTTTTTGACGCTCACCTCGACATGGCCTGGAATGCGGTCGAATGGAACCGCAATCTCGAACTGACCGTCGCCGAACTCCGCCAGTTCGAAAAGCACTTCACCGGGATTAACCCCGGCGACTGCACCGTCACCTGGCCCGAACTCAAGCGGGGCGGCGTCGGCGTGATCATCGCCACCCTCCTCCCCCGTCTGCATCGCAAGGACAAAGAGCTCACCTTCCCGCAGTCCCGCGAAGCCGCTTACGCCATCGCCTGCGGCCAGCTCGCCTACTACCGGGCGATGGTCCGCAAGGGAGTCATTCGCGACCTGCCGGACATGGCCGCACTCGACGCCCACGTCGCCGAATGGCAGACCAACGGCACCGGACCGATCGGCTACATCCTCAGCATGGAAGGGAGCCCCCCCATCCAGAACCCCGAGCAGATCGCCGAATGGTACGAGGCCGGCCTGCGAATTCTCGGCCCCGCCCACTACGGCCCCAGCCCCTACTGCTTCGGCACCGGCAGCACGGGCGGCTTCAACGCCGACGGCAAACGCCTGCTCCAGGAAATGGACAAGGTCGGCATGCTCCTCGACGTCACCCACCTGGCCGACGAATCGTTCTGGGACGCCATGGAAATCTTCCAGGGACCTGTCCTGGCCAGCCATCACAACTGCCGCTCGCTGGTCAACGCCGATCGTCAGCTCACCGACGACCAGATCAAGACCCTCATCCAGCGCGGAGCCGTCATCGGAGCCGCCTTCGACAACTGGATGATCCGGCCCGGCTGGAAGATCGGGGTCAGCGACCCGTCGACCGTCCAGATGGAACACATCGTCGACCACATCGACCACATCTGCCAGCTCGCCGGCAACGCGAAGCACTGCGGCATGGGAACCGACCTCGACGGCGGCTTCGGCAAGGAACAGTCCCCCAGCGACCTCGACACCATCGCCGACCTCCCCAGAATGGCCGACCTCCTGGCGAAGCGCGGCTACTCGGCCGACGACATCGAACGGATCATGTCCCGCAACTGGCTGGAGTTCTTCCGCCGCGCGTGGGCATGA
- a CDS encoding DUF423 domain-containing protein: protein MSARWCLWLGALFGGLGVGSGAFAAHGLSGYFQTKYADQTRVVAGETIPLARKYLGDFKTGAEYQLTHALALLAVGLLADRRPSRWCRIAGISFTLGILLFSGSLYGLTLLGIPVLGAITPLGGVAFLVGWGSLAMAALEVRTTLSDPAV from the coding sequence ATGTCGGCGCGCTGGTGTCTGTGGCTGGGGGCGTTGTTCGGCGGTCTGGGTGTCGGCTCCGGCGCATTCGCCGCTCATGGGCTCTCCGGCTACTTTCAGACCAAATACGCCGACCAGACCCGCGTCGTCGCCGGCGAAACGATTCCCCTCGCGCGAAAGTACCTGGGCGACTTCAAGACCGGCGCCGAGTACCAGCTCACCCATGCCCTCGCCCTGCTCGCAGTCGGTCTGCTGGCCGACCGCCGCCCGTCGCGCTGGTGCCGCATCGCCGGAATCTCGTTCACCCTGGGAATCCTGCTGTTTTCCGGCAGCCTGTACGGCCTGACGCTGCTCGGCATTCCCGTGCTCGGCGCCATCACGCCCCTGGGGGGCGTCGCCTTCCTCGTCGGCTGGGGCTCCCTGGCAATGGCCGCCCTGGAAGTTCGCACAACTCTGTCCGATCCCGCCGTGTAG
- a CDS encoding phosphotransferase enzyme family protein, which produces MTVSPPHEVLSHYPALATIQGCRPVANAGFSGAAVWRVETLAGPLALRRWPDNGPPADRLRGLHALLHHLHNRGLTFVAVPLRNRTGSTITRHRNTWWQLEPWLPGVADFALNPSRLRLTAAMQALARWHNAARIFAPEPPAKSWFGGPECGPAPAIVERTARLRDMLLRIGQMTPPTHLPTGDWRDAFRRLLAGCHSRGPQLLPLLEPVRTTSVPLQICLRDVWLDHVLFTGDTVTGLIDPSASRCDSVATDLARLLGSLIGDDAPAWDLALAAYENERPLSAVERQLIPLLDKSGVVLSAWTWIERLSTSPTADLGSPRLLRRLRDMADRLEQSPKSLILPP; this is translated from the coding sequence ATGACTGTTTCGCCGCCACATGAAGTCCTGTCGCACTATCCCGCCTTGGCGACAATTCAGGGCTGCCGGCCGGTCGCGAACGCCGGCTTCAGCGGGGCTGCGGTCTGGCGCGTCGAGACGCTCGCCGGCCCCCTGGCCCTCCGCCGCTGGCCGGACAACGGCCCGCCCGCCGACCGCCTGCGGGGACTCCATGCCCTCCTGCACCACCTGCACAATCGCGGGCTGACGTTCGTCGCGGTTCCGCTGAGGAATCGAACCGGCTCGACCATCACGCGCCATCGGAACACCTGGTGGCAACTCGAGCCGTGGCTGCCGGGAGTCGCCGACTTCGCCCTCAACCCCTCCCGACTACGCCTGACCGCCGCCATGCAGGCTCTCGCCCGCTGGCACAACGCCGCCCGGATCTTCGCTCCGGAGCCACCGGCGAAATCATGGTTCGGCGGTCCCGAATGCGGCCCGGCCCCTGCGATTGTCGAGCGGACCGCAAGGCTCCGCGACATGCTCCTCCGAATCGGTCAGATGACACCTCCGACTCACCTGCCGACCGGCGACTGGCGCGACGCGTTCCGGCGGCTGCTGGCCGGCTGCCATTCCCGCGGCCCGCAGCTCCTGCCCCTGTTGGAACCGGTCCGCACAACCTCGGTCCCCCTGCAGATCTGCCTGCGGGATGTCTGGCTCGACCACGTTCTCTTCACAGGCGACACCGTGACCGGGCTGATCGATCCCTCCGCCAGTCGATGCGACTCCGTCGCCACAGACCTCGCCCGCCTGCTGGGGAGCCTCATCGGCGACGACGCCCCCGCCTGGGATCTCGCCCTCGCCGCCTACGAGAACGAACGCCCCCTCTCGGCCGTCGAGCGCCAATTGATCCCGCTCCTCGACAAATCAGGCGTCGTCCTCAGCGCCTGGACCTGGATCGAGCGCCTTTCGACATCCCCAACCGCAGACCTCGGCTCGCCCCGCCTGCTCCGGCGGCTGCGCGACATGGCCGACCGGTTGGAGCAGAGTCCAAAATCGCTGATCCTCCCGCCCTGA
- a CDS encoding potassium channel family protein has protein sequence MRKIAIVGLGRFGLAVARQLVSTHVQVIAIDSDPDLIDEAKDLVDLALVLDSTDERALRSQEIHKVDALVVAIGENFEAALLTAVIAKRNLKIPQVICRASMPIYAEIFRQIGADEVIQPETETGIQLARRLANPFLEDFFDLGEGFSLIEMHAPSPFIGKTLRDLNLRAKYAVNLVALRRTARSTSSSGEEVVKESIAIPQPDDVIATDDVLIVIGANTDLGRLPKE, from the coding sequence ATGCGCAAGATTGCCATTGTTGGACTGGGCCGGTTTGGACTGGCCGTGGCGCGGCAGCTCGTTTCGACTCACGTGCAGGTGATCGCGATCGACTCCGATCCGGATCTGATCGACGAGGCGAAGGACCTGGTCGATCTGGCGCTGGTGCTCGACTCCACCGACGAGCGGGCGCTGCGAAGTCAGGAGATTCACAAAGTCGACGCGCTGGTGGTGGCGATCGGCGAGAATTTCGAAGCGGCCCTGCTGACGGCGGTGATCGCCAAGCGGAATCTCAAGATTCCGCAGGTCATCTGCCGGGCGAGCATGCCGATTTATGCGGAGATCTTCCGGCAGATCGGCGCGGACGAAGTGATCCAGCCCGAGACCGAAACGGGCATCCAGCTCGCCCGCCGACTGGCCAATCCGTTTCTCGAAGACTTCTTCGATCTGGGCGAGGGATTTTCGCTGATCGAGATGCACGCTCCGTCGCCGTTTATCGGGAAGACGCTGCGAGACCTGAATCTGCGGGCCAAATACGCGGTGAACCTGGTGGCGCTCCGTCGGACCGCGCGGAGCACGTCTTCGTCCGGAGAAGAAGTCGTCAAGGAGAGTATTGCAATTCCGCAGCCCGATGACGTGATCGCCACGGACGATGTGCTGATCGTGATCGGGGCCAACACGGATCTGGGGAGGTTGCCGAAGGAGTAG
- a CDS encoding PQQ-binding-like beta-propeller repeat protein, protein MHRLLPSVACVCSLVIAASLASAEDWPGWRGPRGDGTSLEQNIPQRWNGETGENIAWKAPIPGVGHSSPVIWGDRIFVASCLEEQQDRVLICLDRRDGKILWQQTVLEAPLEKHHKLNSRASGTPVTDGKLVYVSFLEADFASDKERTPGDMIVTALDFDGKPVWTVRPGRFASVHGFCSSPILFEDLVIVNGDHDGDSYVVALDRQTGETRWKVPRKHKTRSYVTPIIREIDGRTQMVFSGSKSVVSLDPHDGHQHWEMDGPTEQFVASMVYNGKYLFLTAGFPDRYIQAIRPDGRGNVTSSHIAWESRKNCSYVPSPVVLDKYLLVAADDGIASCYDADTGERLWAERMAPHYSASLVAADGLVYFTADDGTTKIVRPGPKYDLVAENPLGEFSYASPAISQGQLFLRGEQHLFCAGKQRAGKSEIQSGRADR, encoded by the coding sequence ATGCACCGACTGCTCCCATCCGTCGCCTGCGTCTGCTCGCTCGTGATTGCTGCCAGCCTCGCTTCCGCCGAGGACTGGCCGGGCTGGCGCGGCCCCCGCGGCGACGGGACCAGTCTGGAGCAGAACATTCCGCAGCGCTGGAACGGCGAGACTGGCGAAAACATCGCCTGGAAAGCCCCCATCCCAGGCGTCGGCCATTCCTCCCCCGTCATCTGGGGTGATCGAATTTTCGTGGCATCCTGCCTCGAAGAGCAGCAGGACCGCGTCCTGATCTGCCTCGACCGCCGCGACGGAAAGATCCTCTGGCAGCAGACCGTCCTCGAAGCGCCGCTCGAAAAGCATCACAAGCTCAACAGCCGGGCCTCAGGAACTCCTGTAACCGACGGCAAGCTGGTCTACGTCTCGTTCCTCGAAGCCGACTTCGCCAGTGACAAGGAGCGAACGCCCGGCGATATGATCGTCACCGCCCTGGACTTCGACGGCAAACCGGTCTGGACCGTCCGCCCCGGCCGCTTCGCCAGCGTCCACGGCTTCTGCTCCTCGCCGATCCTGTTCGAGGACCTGGTGATCGTCAATGGCGATCACGACGGCGACTCCTACGTCGTCGCCCTCGACCGCCAGACCGGCGAGACCCGCTGGAAAGTCCCCCGCAAGCACAAGACCCGCAGCTACGTCACGCCCATCATCCGAGAAATCGACGGCCGGACGCAGATGGTCTTTTCGGGCAGCAAGTCAGTCGTCAGCCTCGATCCGCACGACGGCCATCAGCACTGGGAAATGGACGGCCCCACCGAGCAGTTCGTGGCTTCGATGGTCTACAACGGCAAGTATCTGTTCCTGACCGCCGGTTTCCCCGACCGTTACATTCAGGCGATCCGCCCGGATGGACGCGGCAACGTGACCTCCTCCCACATCGCCTGGGAATCCCGCAAAAACTGCTCCTACGTCCCGTCGCCCGTCGTCCTCGACAAATACCTGCTCGTCGCCGCGGACGACGGCATCGCCAGTTGCTACGACGCCGACACCGGCGAGCGACTCTGGGCGGAACGGATGGCCCCGCACTACAGCGCCTCGCTCGTAGCCGCCGACGGCCTGGTCTATTTCACCGCCGACGACGGCACGACGAAAATCGTCCGGCCCGGCCCGAAATACGACCTCGTCGCCGAGAACCCGCTCGGCGAATTCAGCTACGCCTCGCCCGCCATCTCGCAGGGCCAGCTCTTTCTGCGCGGCGAGCAGCACCTGTTCTGCGCGGGGAAGCAGCGAGCAGGGAAGAGCGAAATCCAGAGTGGGAGAGCTGATCGCTGA
- a CDS encoding zinc ribbon domain-containing protein codes for MPVKVKCSTCQKVLSVPDSARGKAVKCPDCDTRIPVPAGDSDAPVKKPVKKKASTDDDFASLDLRNIEDRKARICPKCGCDLKDLDEDETECPKCGYDTSTGGMGAAAKKRALKGPDPDKFFKGLWSDGWKFVGRNKGLAFRSIMYSIVASLLAAFSIFMFLYNSTWPPRVFFGFVTAVCLMVIPGWYWLADVYIIQNAMEKKDKIKRLNFDFFTASALGIKFFAWNIAFAGPVLAIPAAIGAILVRNGSPTYVLGIITGLAYIPVLLAFPGVMGHMAMPISYPGWMFWKILPSLGQTFKGSMVWVLLALSTNIATIGTIGATIAVYGNDVVGVVNAMESNADIYRRKWAAENKPKVQKKGEAPPAPEAPIPDPVRVNYQPLIIPGILWCVAFIPFGFTALFNMRTNGQFVYYFRPALGLIGQAKQYKYKAILSRELDEEYKPKSTKVALLEAIAVTGILALVGGVGGLVVSTLFNTDLAASILVGVICGGALAETGGVLMVSKEAMDHGNPFYSAAGFFLSSFWLIRIGAGILIAMYGLDFVRILVDILTLASFIVLLIYTINNWGEAKPGCLTAILGFLTSFIGIILVIVGLIASPLIQEAIWGRGNEPDPVQQQFDPAGGAMPGGAMPGMPGAPGAMPGMPDPGGAAPAGAP; via the coding sequence ATGCCGGTTAAGGTCAAATGCAGTACCTGTCAGAAAGTGCTGTCGGTTCCGGACTCCGCCCGCGGCAAAGCGGTCAAGTGCCCGGACTGCGACACCCGCATTCCAGTTCCCGCAGGCGACTCCGATGCGCCCGTGAAAAAACCGGTCAAAAAGAAAGCGTCAACCGACGACGACTTCGCGTCGCTCGACCTCCGGAATATCGAGGACCGCAAGGCCCGCATCTGCCCCAAATGCGGCTGCGACCTGAAGGACCTCGACGAAGACGAAACCGAATGCCCCAAGTGCGGCTACGACACCTCGACCGGCGGCATGGGCGCAGCCGCGAAGAAACGGGCCCTCAAAGGCCCCGACCCTGACAAGTTCTTCAAGGGACTCTGGAGCGACGGCTGGAAGTTCGTCGGCCGCAATAAGGGGCTGGCCTTCCGCTCCATCATGTATTCGATCGTCGCGTCGCTGCTCGCCGCCTTCTCGATCTTCATGTTCCTCTACAACTCGACCTGGCCCCCCCGCGTCTTCTTCGGCTTCGTCACCGCCGTCTGCCTGATGGTGATCCCCGGCTGGTACTGGCTCGCCGACGTCTACATCATCCAGAACGCGATGGAAAAGAAGGACAAGATCAAGCGGCTGAACTTCGACTTCTTCACCGCCAGCGCCCTCGGCATCAAGTTCTTCGCCTGGAACATCGCCTTCGCCGGCCCCGTTCTGGCGATTCCCGCGGCGATCGGCGCCATTCTGGTGCGCAACGGTTCGCCGACGTACGTCCTCGGGATCATTACGGGTTTGGCCTACATCCCCGTCCTGCTCGCATTCCCCGGCGTCATGGGCCACATGGCGATGCCGATTTCCTATCCCGGCTGGATGTTCTGGAAGATTCTCCCCTCCCTGGGCCAGACCTTCAAAGGCTCGATGGTCTGGGTTCTTCTCGCCCTGTCCACGAACATTGCCACCATCGGCACCATCGGTGCCACGATCGCCGTCTACGGCAACGATGTCGTCGGCGTCGTGAATGCGATGGAAAGCAACGCCGACATCTACCGCCGCAAGTGGGCCGCCGAGAACAAGCCCAAAGTGCAGAAGAAGGGCGAAGCCCCCCCGGCTCCCGAAGCGCCGATCCCCGATCCCGTCCGCGTCAATTACCAGCCCCTGATCATCCCCGGCATCCTGTGGTGCGTTGCGTTCATTCCCTTCGGCTTCACCGCCCTGTTCAACATGCGGACCAACGGGCAGTTCGTTTATTACTTCCGTCCTGCTCTCGGACTCATCGGACAGGCCAAGCAGTACAAGTACAAGGCCATTCTTTCCCGCGAGCTGGACGAAGAATACAAACCCAAAAGCACCAAGGTGGCGCTCCTCGAAGCGATCGCCGTCACCGGAATTCTGGCGCTCGTCGGCGGAGTCGGCGGACTGGTCGTCTCGACGCTGTTCAACACCGATCTGGCCGCCTCGATTCTAGTCGGAGTCATTTGCGGGGGTGCGCTGGCCGAAACCGGCGGCGTCCTGATGGTCAGCAAGGAGGCCATGGACCACGGCAACCCCTTCTACTCCGCAGCCGGGTTCTTCCTCTCGTCCTTCTGGCTCATCCGGATCGGGGCCGGAATTCTGATCGCCATGTACGGCCTCGACTTTGTCCGGATTCTCGTCGACATCCTGACGCTGGCTTCGTTTATTGTCCTCCTGATCTACACCATCAATAATTGGGGCGAAGCGAAGCCGGGCTGTCTGACCGCCATCCTGGGCTTCCTGACCTCCTTCATCGGGATCATCCTGGTCATCGTCGGTCTGATCGCGTCTCCGCTGATTCAAGAGGCCATCTGGGGACGAGGAAACGAACCGGACCCCGTCCAGCAGCAATTCGATCCGGCCGGCGGCGCAATGCCGGGTGGAGCGATGCCCGGAATGCCGGGCGCCCCAGGAGCCATGCCGGGTATGCCCGATCCGGGCGGCGCAGCGCCGGCAGGTGCACCATAA
- a CDS encoding DUF1549 domain-containing protein yields MRLHVVRFAGCAGFALALLGGAAGAEKSGTPDPARTAAQVDQLLNAEFGRVGAEAAPRCNDADFLRRASLDLASRLPSPQQVTLFGLNPDGEKRAKLVDELASSEDFARNWARYWRDVIFMNATDMRSRRGMGTFEDWMTDRLQAGGKWDEITTELLTATGDVQENGATALFFAHGSEAPEVAAEASRIFLGIQIQCANCHDHPSDVWKREQFHELAAFFPRTALRPVLEDGRQRSFEVVSVNADRGGRGGPFGNNPEQFLRFIDRNRDGKVTKAEVEASPRGQQLGQIFPRLLDLGDKNKDGGLDLEEMKTLPMPDMQRRGSTEHYMPDLSDPSSRGKLIQPKFFVDGDKVEQGMSDHERRQAAAKAFTDPSNPWFARAFVNRMWSEMLGEGFYMPVDDMGPTRSARFPEALDLLSQGFVASGYDVAWVMKTIARTDAYQRQIRPKPVSEATLPFAAQTAMRLRSDQLYGAMTQVLGYREQAAPAGRGVMGMMAAQRSPRNQFNALFGFDPSTPQADLTGDVPQALFLMNSPQLRGAVQATGGGRLAQLLQKNRDDQDAVSELYLLVLCREASDRELAISQGYIKEVGNRGEAFEDLMWSLLNSSEFLSKR; encoded by the coding sequence ATGCGATTGCACGTCGTCCGATTTGCCGGTTGTGCCGGCTTTGCGCTGGCGCTCCTCGGGGGCGCCGCGGGGGCTGAGAAGTCCGGAACGCCCGATCCGGCGCGTACGGCAGCTCAGGTGGATCAGTTGCTGAATGCGGAGTTCGGCCGAGTCGGCGCCGAGGCCGCTCCGCGGTGCAACGACGCGGATTTTCTGCGACGGGCGTCGCTGGATCTGGCGTCGCGACTACCGTCGCCGCAGCAGGTGACGCTGTTCGGACTGAATCCGGACGGCGAAAAGCGGGCGAAACTGGTGGACGAACTGGCGTCGTCCGAGGATTTCGCCCGAAACTGGGCCAGGTACTGGCGCGACGTGATCTTCATGAACGCGACCGACATGCGCTCCCGCCGGGGGATGGGGACGTTCGAGGACTGGATGACGGACCGGCTGCAGGCGGGGGGGAAGTGGGACGAGATCACCACCGAGCTGCTGACCGCCACGGGAGATGTGCAGGAGAACGGGGCGACGGCGCTGTTCTTTGCACACGGTTCGGAAGCGCCGGAGGTGGCGGCCGAGGCCAGCCGGATTTTTCTGGGAATTCAGATCCAGTGCGCGAACTGCCACGACCATCCGTCAGACGTGTGGAAGCGGGAGCAGTTCCACGAGCTGGCGGCTTTCTTTCCGCGGACGGCGCTGCGACCCGTACTGGAAGACGGCCGGCAGCGGAGTTTTGAAGTGGTCTCTGTGAACGCGGATCGTGGCGGGCGGGGCGGACCCTTCGGCAACAATCCCGAGCAGTTCCTGCGGTTCATTGACCGGAATCGGGATGGGAAGGTCACGAAGGCGGAAGTCGAAGCCTCGCCGCGCGGTCAGCAGCTCGGGCAGATTTTCCCGCGGCTGCTGGATTTGGGGGATAAGAACAAGGACGGCGGGCTGGACCTGGAGGAAATGAAAACTCTGCCGATGCCCGACATGCAGCGGCGGGGGAGCACCGAGCACTACATGCCGGATCTGAGCGACCCCTCGTCACGTGGAAAGCTGATCCAGCCGAAGTTCTTCGTCGACGGCGACAAGGTTGAGCAGGGAATGTCGGATCACGAGCGGCGGCAGGCCGCGGCGAAAGCCTTCACCGATCCGAGCAATCCGTGGTTCGCCCGGGCGTTTGTGAATCGGATGTGGTCGGAGATGCTGGGCGAAGGTTTTTATATGCCGGTGGATGACATGGGGCCAACCCGATCGGCCCGGTTCCCGGAAGCGCTCGATCTGCTTTCGCAGGGGTTTGTTGCCAGCGGCTACGACGTGGCCTGGGTCATGAAGACGATCGCCCGGACCGACGCCTATCAGCGGCAGATCCGTCCGAAACCGGTTTCGGAGGCAACGTTGCCGTTCGCCGCTCAGACGGCGATGCGATTGCGATCCGACCAGTTGTACGGTGCGATGACGCAGGTGCTGGGATATCGGGAGCAAGCAGCACCGGCGGGGCGAGGGGTGATGGGCATGATGGCGGCCCAGCGGTCGCCGCGAAACCAGTTCAACGCTCTGTTCGGTTTCGACCCGTCGACGCCTCAAGCGGATCTGACCGGGGATGTCCCGCAGGCGTTGTTTCTGATGAACAGTCCGCAGTTGCGCGGAGCCGTGCAGGCGACCGGCGGCGGACGGCTGGCCCAGTTGCTGCAGAAAAACCGGGACGATCAGGATGCGGTGAGCGAACTGTACCTGCTGGTGCTGTGCCGGGAAGCGTCGGACCGGGAGCTGGCGATCAGCCAGGGCTACATCAAGGAAGTCGGAAATCGGGGCGAGGCGTTCGAGGATCTGATGTGGAGTTTGCTCAATTCGAGCGAGTTTCTGTCGAAGCGATGA